The proteins below come from a single Streptomyces sp. M92 genomic window:
- a CDS encoding fibronectin type III domain-containing protein, whose product MRDVPVPAAPSPAPLPPVPRRCALLCASLALVASCGWGTGGDGGQNGPPPGAPTGVTAEAGSATTVHVMWNAVDGVEAYEVYRGGAMVEEVPAADRMVDVTRLAPSTAYAFTVRARDADGRLGPPSREVRATTPAAVTDDSAPTRPGDTRGRAVGSRAVQLTWSAATDDRAVASYDVYQGETKVHSVGGGQTAAVVTGLRPGTRYSFTVRARDAADNVSPAGAVVRLTTPGSDDGRATAPEALRAASRHADGAYYIDLTWTPPRTDGVVTEYQIHLDGRPATSLVYGDEAPRDRAEYSFYAGRETGVTHRVRVRARLPDGTWGGFSAEREVTTGAGG is encoded by the coding sequence GTGCGAGACGTCCCCGTTCCCGCCGCCCCCTCCCCCGCTCCCCTCCCCCCCGTCCCTCGCCGCTGCGCCCTGCTCTGCGCATCCCTCGCCCTGGTCGCCTCCTGCGGCTGGGGCACGGGCGGCGACGGCGGGCAGAACGGCCCGCCCCCCGGGGCGCCGACGGGCGTCACCGCCGAGGCGGGCAGCGCGACGACGGTGCACGTGATGTGGAACGCGGTCGACGGGGTCGAGGCGTACGAGGTGTACCGCGGCGGCGCGATGGTCGAGGAGGTGCCCGCCGCCGACCGCATGGTGGACGTCACCCGGCTGGCCCCCTCGACGGCCTACGCGTTCACCGTGCGGGCCCGCGACGCCGACGGGCGGCTCGGGCCACCCAGCCGCGAGGTGCGGGCGACCACCCCCGCCGCGGTCACCGACGACTCGGCGCCGACGCGTCCGGGGGACACGCGCGGCCGGGCGGTGGGCAGCCGGGCGGTCCAGCTCACCTGGTCCGCCGCGACCGACGACCGCGCGGTGGCGTCGTACGACGTGTACCAGGGCGAGACGAAGGTGCACAGCGTCGGCGGCGGACAGACGGCGGCCGTGGTCACGGGACTGCGTCCGGGCACCCGCTACTCCTTCACGGTCCGGGCGCGGGACGCCGCCGACAACGTCTCCCCCGCCGGCGCCGTCGTACGGCTCACCACTCCCGGCTCCGACGACGGCCGCGCCACCGCGCCCGAGGCCCTGCGCGCGGCCTCCCGTCACGCCGACGGGGCCTACTACATCGACCTCACCTGGACCCCGCCGCGCACGGACGGGGTGGTGACGGAGTACCAGATCCACCTGGACGGCCGTCCGGCGACGTCCCTCGTCTACGGCGACGAGGCGCCGCGCGACCGGGCCGAGTACAGCTTCTACGCGGGGCGGGAGACCGGCGTCACGCACCGGGTGCGGGTGCGGGCCAGGCTGCCGGACGGCACCTGGGGCGGCTTCTCGGCGGAGCGGGAGGTGACGACGGGGGCGGGCGGGTGA
- a CDS encoding glycoside hydrolase family 75 protein: MRVQSLTLVAASVALLAPTTFPDAASPPRPGPRVPFGSGHQSHGGPDRADRSARRTGPVPPQDAPVPEAAVLPEYKAAPGAGARSEGPVRAADLLARVRDCAPVSKGHYRSDAGAPADIPVCGARGAVYWQADLDVDCDGRAGDRCNSRTDPHFTPATAYTQSDGSPLDAERLPYVVVPQPSDIWDHRADDVRGGSVAAVVHGDRVRYAVVGDVGPCELIGEASYAAAESLGIPADPHAGGTDSGVTYIVFKGSEVEPIEDVAAAEKTGERLAREFVDGG, from the coding sequence GTGCGTGTCCAGTCGCTGACACTGGTCGCGGCCAGCGTCGCCCTGCTCGCCCCCACGACGTTTCCCGACGCCGCGTCTCCGCCCCGGCCCGGCCCCCGGGTCCCGTTCGGCTCCGGCCACCAGTCGCACGGCGGACCGGACCGCGCCGACCGCTCCGCGCGCCGGACGGGACCGGTGCCGCCGCAGGACGCGCCGGTTCCGGAGGCCGCCGTGCTCCCCGAGTACAAGGCCGCGCCCGGAGCCGGCGCCCGGAGCGAGGGACCCGTCCGCGCCGCCGACCTGCTGGCCAGAGTGCGCGACTGCGCCCCCGTCTCCAAAGGCCACTACCGCAGCGACGCCGGCGCGCCGGCCGACATCCCGGTCTGCGGCGCGCGGGGCGCCGTGTACTGGCAGGCCGACCTGGACGTCGACTGCGACGGTCGGGCCGGCGACCGCTGCAACAGCCGAACCGACCCGCACTTCACACCCGCCACCGCCTACACCCAGTCGGACGGCAGCCCCCTGGACGCCGAACGGCTCCCCTACGTCGTGGTGCCGCAGCCCAGCGACATCTGGGACCACCGCGCCGACGACGTCCGGGGCGGATCGGTCGCGGCCGTCGTCCACGGCGACCGGGTGCGGTACGCCGTCGTCGGCGACGTCGGCCCGTGCGAGCTCATCGGCGAGGCCTCCTACGCCGCCGCCGAATCGCTCGGCATCCCTGCCGACCCGCACGCGGGCGGTACCGACTCCGGCGTGACGTACATCGTCTTCAAGGGCAGCGAGGTGGAGCCGATCGAGGACGTGGCCGCCGCCGAGAAGACGGGGGAGCGGCTCGCGCGGGAGTTCGTGGACGGCGGGTGA